In the genome of Candoia aspera isolate rCanAsp1 chromosome 1, rCanAsp1.hap2, whole genome shotgun sequence, one region contains:
- the CDK5R2 gene encoding cyclin-dependent kinase 5 activator 2, whose protein sequence is MGTVLSLSPGGSGKGSSGVLSEKAAPGRAHGKGESRLKRPGVLISALTWKRLVAASAKKKKNAKKVTPKPGSGGASDPLVQQRNRENVRKSQPDGTKQGPLAVPVPTVPVSIQDSGKPPPPPPLPSNRSAAGSPRRVIVQASTGELLRCLGDFVCRRCYRLKDLSPGELIGWFRSVDRSLLLQGWQDQGFITPANLVFVYLLCREALQGDQIGSQAELQASFLTCLYLAYSYMGNEISYPLKPFLVEGDKERFWDRCLSIIQGLSAKMLQINSDPHFFTQVFQDLKNEGEGGPTKDSSSTNKHWTISLDR, encoded by the coding sequence atGGGTACAGTGCTATCCCTGTCGCCCGGTGGGTCTGGAAAGGGCAGCAGTGGGGTCCTGAGCGAGAAGGCGGCCCCGGGAAGGGCGCACGGCAAAGGCGAGAGCCGCTTGAAGCGGCCCGGCGTTTTGATTTCTGCCCTCACCTGGAAGCGCCTGGTGGCCGCCTCTgcgaaaaagaagaagaatgctaAGAAGGTGACGCCCAAGCCGGGCTCCGGAGGCGCATCTGATCCCCTGGTGCAGCAACGCAACCGCGAGAACGTGCGCAAGTCCCAGCCGGACGGGACCAAACAGGGTCCCTTGGCTGTCCCGGTGCCTACTGTGCCCGTCTCTATCCAAGACAGCGGAAaaccgccgccgcccccgccgctgCCCAGCAACCGCTCGGCCGCTGGCTCCCCACGGAGGGTGATCGTGCAGGCTTCCACGGGCGAGCTCCTCCGCTGCCTAGGGGACTTCGTGTGCCGCCGATGCTACCGGCTCAAGGACCTGAGCCCCGGCGAGCTCATCGGTTGGTTCCGCAGCGTGGATCGCTCGCTCCTGCTCCAGGGCTGGCAGGACCAAGGCTTCATCACCCCCGCCAACCTGGTCTTTGTGTACCTGCTGTGTCGCGAGGCACTGCAAGGCGACCAGATTGGCAGCCAGGCGGAGCTTCAAGCCTCCTTCCTCACTTGCCTCTACCTGGCCTACTCCTATATGGGCAATGAAATCTCCTACCCACTCAAGCCCTTCCTGGTTGAGGGTGACAAGGAGCGCTTTTGGGACCGCTGCCTCTCCATCATCCAGGGCTTGAGCGCCAAGATGCTGCAGATCAACTCCGACCCGCACTTCTTTACACAGGTCTTCCAGGACCTCAAGAACGAAGGCGAGGGGGGACCCACAAAGGACTCCTCCAGCACCAACAAACACTGGACTATAAGCTTGGACCGTTAG